From the Acinetobacter radioresistens DSM 6976 = NBRC 102413 = CIP 103788 genome, one window contains:
- a CDS encoding type II toxin-antitoxin system Phd/YefM family antitoxin — MTQLIHARMTASITELKKSPMDTVLAGKGEPVAILNRNTPAFYCVPADLYETMMEQLEDLELNKIADARANQKRVRVNIDDL, encoded by the coding sequence ATGACTCAATTAATCCATGCACGAATGACTGCAAGTATTACTGAACTCAAAAAGAGTCCGATGGATACAGTGTTGGCAGGCAAAGGTGAACCTGTCGCAATCCTCAATCGTAATACACCAGCGTTTTACTGTGTTCCGGCTGATCTGTATGAAACGATGATGGAACAATTAGAAGACCTGGAACTGAATAAGATTGCAGATGCTCGTGCGAACCAAAAACGCGTTCGAGTAAATATTGATGACCTATAA